ACTGAAAGGAACAAGGTTATGATGATATTTCCGAGAGAACGGGCGTTGTTCTCATGTTGTGTTAACTGGCTGCGGAATATAGTACAGCCTGCCCTGTAGTTTGACCGCCCATATTTTGTCTCCATTCTCCAAATCAGAGGTCAACGAGTCCCCGGGTAAATTCTCAACTTCATACGTTTGGGAGTTCATCAGCTGAATTGGTTCTCCATACGCCTTGGAGATGACCATATACTCTTGCTTGTCGGATTCCGGGGCAAGAAACTGAATCTCTTGCCATTTACTACTCCGTGGTGATACTGTGAATTCGCTTTTGTCTTCGAAATTGTAACAGACTAGACCTCCCCGCCCCATAGAACGGACTTGACAAGGGTCACCAGCAACGTCCACAAAATCACCTTCCTTGAAATGGGGCAACCGGAGGAGTATAGTTGTTCGATATTTCTCCTTTCCATCGGATTCTTGACCAATCAGTTTGTATGTTTGCTTGCGAGCAGCCATGTAACGTGATTCCAAATCATCAGCAATCAGTCTGCACAGATGATTTGACCCAATCTTAAGATCAATGCCATATTTGGTTCGAGTGACCTCATTTATGTATGCCATACTATCTTTGCCATATTCTCCAATTGTCAAGTCTGTTGCTGTATCAAGGATTTCGTCTTCTTCTGCCTTGGTGAGTTTTCGATCATCCGCACGAATCTGCAATATTGCCTCATGGTATCCCCCTCTCATCATTCCACAGCTGTCACAAGTTCCGTAGTCAAGTCTGACTTCGACATCGTGTGTTTCGGTATGGGAGGGTAATTCAGAATGTGAACTTCCTTGAGCAACTATTTCAATGTACAAAACTCGATCCAATCTCTTTTTCTGTATCACAGAATAGGTCACGTTTTCACCAAGTACTTCAACATCATTATCAAGAAGAATCTGCAACTGAAGGGCAACAAGTTCCTCCGGGCTTGATATCCGTTCTGTAATTTGTCTCCAGCGACCGTGCATCTTGATAGCACCACATCTCTCGCAGATGAGCATTCGTAGAGGTGTTTCTACCTCGAGAAGAGGATGCTCGTTATTGTAGCACTCCTCACATAAACCCTCGACAACTGCGGGTTTACCACACAGGTAGCAGGGAGGCCTCACTATAATCAGCTCATCTCAGACTATGTCAGCTTTGCTTTAAAGTCGCCGGATATCTAACAATTTTGTGATTAACTACTAGTTACACAGAGCTGTACAGGGAGAAATTCGGCAACAAAACATGCTTTACCCTGCTCGAAAAATTATTTATACCAAAAAGTAAGGCAAATTAGCTATTCTTGTAACATTTACAACTCTACCCATTGAGCATGTGGGTGACCCTGAATATCTACGACCGCATCTTTGTGAACCATTCCCGCTTCGATAGCAGCATCAACAGTGGTTTTCCCTACCATGTTTGCAATGGTGGCTTTCTCAAGATGCTTAAGACACTCTTCGATGTGGACCAGTTTGTCGCCGTAAAACTCCTCGCTGACCGTGAATTCAAGGTCTCCTTTAATCAATGTCTTATTCAGCAGGGCCTTGTCACACATGGCGACCATGTAATGATCGATGGTCTCGCGGACCCGCATATAAACCTCCATCGTCATTTCACTTCCTTCAAACAGGTCGAATTGATGTACGTGCTCCGCATGCTGAACAGCGCAAGTAGTAGGCGTTTTTCTCTTTCTCCATGTGAGTATCAGGTCTGCCACATACAGGACATATTACGTAATCTTGGATGTACTCTTCCAGTACATCTTGCACATTATGCGAGTAAAATTTTCCATTGAAAATGGCATTTCCACCTTCAATCGTCCCTGCGGTAGCTAGCTGGCCAGATACATATTTCAGTACCTCCTTTCCAGGACGATTCAAGACATCTACTATTTCTTGGAAATTTTGCCAGATAGTCCTATTACCTTGGACTATTAGCTGAACATCCGGCACTTGGAAACGTTCGCCAGATTTGTCAAATGCATCTTTAGGGACCTGAGACCGTCCTCGTTTCAGGAGGCTATCATATTCTTCCATATTATATTTCTCTCCATTCTCCTTTATTGAAGCTTCTGTTCTCACATGGGTAGATATACGCCCATTTCCTTTTCGCGAATCTTGTTTTTATCCAGTAAATCGATTACTTTCAGCTGAATTTCCACTTTATCTTCACCCTTTGACACGAAATACTCGAATATCT
Above is a window of Candidatus Thorarchaeota archaeon DNA encoding:
- a CDS encoding translation initiation factor IF-2 subunit beta; translation: MEEYDSLLKRGRSQVPKDAFDKSGERFQVPDVQLIVQGNRTIWQNFQEIVDVLNRPGKEVLKYVSGQLATAGTIEGGNAIFNGKFYSHNVQDVLEEYIQDYVICPVCGRPDTHMEKEKNAYYLRCSACGARTSIRPV
- a CDS encoding DUF424 family protein — its product is MTMEVYMRVRETIDHYMVAMCDKALLNKTLIKGDLEFTVSEEFYGDKLVHIEECLKHLEKATIANMVGKTTVDAAIEAGMVHKDAVVDIQGHPHAQWVEL